A region of the Octopus bimaculoides isolate UCB-OBI-ISO-001 chromosome 15, ASM119413v2, whole genome shotgun sequence genome:
acgtatgtattgtatgcatgtttgtgtgtatgtatgcaaaggcgtacgtatgtatgtatctatgtatgtgcatgtatgtgtatatatgcatgcatatgttacacacacacacacacacacacacacacacacacacacacacacacacacacacacacacatctatatagatCTATACACACTTGTCTTCTAGTTAGTAAAAACAGTCATGAGCTGATGCTGAAATCCTTATGACCATCGCTTCAGTCGAATGAGTTCCACGATCTAAACAAGTCCTTTGACATATCAACTAGTTTGTTTGTGATTGTCCAGTGTAAAATAACCCTCAGAACACAGCAGAATCGTGCCATAAGTTGGAATGGACAAATTATATCCATTGTTGTCATAGCAATCATTCTGGAGTTAatctcacaaaagaaaaaaaaagccttcaACAGTTGAAATGTCAGGGTTTTGTTAAACGTATTACTAAAAGTCTTAAAACTCTTTTATTGGTCTCAGAGAAAGACGGTGTATGCTTAAGACTATTTGGTATTCcatttcttataatatttaacTCTTAGAAAAGATATTCTAAATAGCCAATTTCTTTAGCAAtaatgaattattgttattaatcacTTTTCTCTTCTTGATGATTATGACAAGACAGTTAAGGAATAATTCCTTGTTTCGAAACTGATGTGTCCAAATATCTGTGGTCTGAAAAGTCAGAGTCACGCTGTATGATTATTCCAAACCGAGCAGAATTCCTGATACAAGACAATATTTCACAAAATCTAGTGAAAACCAGAACGGAAACAAGATGGTGTTTCTTCTCTGCTGATGCGGTACTTTTGTACAAGCTATCAAAAAGGTACTGACATGAACGAACTGGTTAGAATATACGCGTATAATATTTGCTACAAATTCCATCAAATGCCTTACCAAAGTCAATAAAGACCATTATTTGTTACTCATGTTGAAGATGGCAAAGTTAATTATGTCAGTTCCAATAATCAATGATGGTCTTCAAATCTGCTGTCAGAATTACAATATAATGGTTTGAGCAAATTCACTATCAATGGCACCGGATTTCCAATGTTCTTGGACCCTAAGTTGGGGTTGAAATAAAAGATCGTTGGGGGCCTTGTAATTGCTTGTCATGTTTCCttatttgtcaaaaaaaaaaaaaaggttagcaGAGCATTTTCGAATgtcacgtgtgtatatgtgtgtgtgtgtaagagagagagagagagagagagagagagagagagagagagagagagagagagagagagagagagagaaagagagaagcagtaTGTACTTGTATTTCTACAGGCTGTTTAATGAAGTAAATCAGCagctataaaacaatatatataaatatatataaatatatatatatgtatgtacgtatgtacgtatgtatgtatgtaggtacgtacgtatgtatgtatgtatgtatgtatgtatgtagctatttgtgtgtgtgtgtgtgtgtgcatatatttatgcttatatgtatacgtatatcaatatctatgcgtgcgtatgtgtgataaGCCCAAGCGAAAATGTTATTCCATTCATGACAACCACCCACCAAACCCTCCCGCCACACTACCaaccaaactaaaaaaaattaaaaagggaaaaaaggatGAAATCCTCCCCCATCCCTGTAACCGGAACACCAAATTATTGCATCGGCTGTAGTACTGCAGTACTATATTCGTTAAAGCGATTCTATTTAAAGTAATATGACCGAGTTGCCGCATCCATGGCAGGTATTATTATTTAGTTAATCAACTCCTGCTTGTCTCGTGTCGCACACCATCCCCACGTCTCTAAAGTACTCTCACTAACACTGCAGtcctatttatctattcatttatttatctatttctgattatacatttttattttttttatactcgtgtgtgtgtgtgtgtgtgtgtgtgtgtgtgtgtgtctctctctctctctctctctatctctctctttttctctctttttctttcgcttCAAACCGGTTTAACGACGTTAAGATCTCCTAACAGAAAACAATACGTCATGTATTTGNNNNNNNNNNNNNNNNNNNNNNNNNNNNNNNNNNNNNNNNNNNNNNNNNNNNNNNNNNNNNNNNNNNNNNNNNNNNNNNNNNNNNNNNNNNNNNNNNNNNNNNNNNNNNNNNNNNNNNNNNNNNNNNNNNNNNNNNNNNNNNNNNNNNNNNNNNNNNNNNtatatatatatatatatatatatatatcatatatatatattagaaagagagagaaagagagtggaagagagggggagataaatagatagatagagagagagagataggcaaaTAAGTGTATTGTTAAAATCttgatgtgcatatatgcatatggcgTTTCTGTATGCAAGTATGCGTTTGTTTcgttgtatgtgcatgtttacaaGGCACAAAGTACATTGTGAAAGCTGGcaaaggagtagtagtagtagtagtagtagtagtagtagtagtagtagtagtagtagtagtagtagtagtagtagtagtaggagNNNNNNNNNNgtagtagtagtagtagtagtagtagtagtagtagtagtaggaggaggaggaggaggaggagtataatgataataagacAAACCATAagcttttatgtttatttacttgtGTACTTATGTTTTTGGCCCCGGACCAATAAAGTGTTGAGCTAACCCTTGGGCTATTTGAACCCCAAAACTCAGCGAAACGACTATTATAAaatcacattttctctctttttaatctCTGTGCTAATGCCATTCGTTCCTACCCCTCTCTTTACTCCCCCACTCTTTCTATGCCATGTTTTCTGATTTGATATgcattacatctatctatctatctatctatctttctatctattatctttctatctattatctatctatctatataagctcgtccatctatacacacacacatatatatgcatatatgtatgcacatcatatatgtatatatatatatatatatatatatatatatatatatatatNNNNNNNNNNNNNNNNNNNNNNNNNNNNNNNNNNNNNNNNNNNNNNNNNNNNNNNNNNNNNNNNNNNNNNNNNNNNNNNNNNNNNNNNNNNNNNNNNNNNNNNNNNNNNNNNNNNNNNNNNNNNNNNNNNNNNNNNtatatatatatatatatatatatatatatatatacttacatatttagtTATTCAAATgctatgcataattatatacttacTATGCATACATTGTAATGTCTGACTACAATATCCATACATAGAaacagattcatatatacatacaaacactcacacatacacacacacatatacatacgtgtaagtTAAATATTTCTCTACAAGATCGTCCGCATCCCCCCCCCCGCACACCCCACACAGTTCCTCGATAATCAGTTTATCACTGATAGATTATCGTACGAAACTATTGGCCAATCTAAGTATCGAACAGTTAATCGATATATCTTAACCTCTTGCTCAATATTATCTCATAACCCGTCGTCTCATACGATAACTTCAAATATTACATACGCATAGCTATATCAGTGATATCAGATATAGGTTATCAGTGATGTTGATTGTAATGacgtcgataatgatgatgatgatgatgatgataacgacgacgatgacgataacgacaatgattaataatgataataataataataataataataataataataataataataataataataataataataatgataataatagtggtttcaaattttggcacaaagccaacattttttttttaaatgagaggGGTTTTGCCAATTACACgaaccccagtggtcaactggtacgtACGTTATcgacctctgaaaggatgaaaggcagagttgacctcggtagaatgtagaactcagaacataaggagaaAAAGAACCGGAattttcataataatgatgatgacgatgatggtggtggtggtggtggtggtggtggtgacgctgTGACGATGGCGCTTTGTGTAACGCATTCGATAAATATCTTAGTGTTCATTCTAAGATTTCGTTCGGTTTGGTGGGTTTAGAAGTGGAATCGGAGGTGGTGAGGGTTAGGGGTCTCCTTTTTCTCATTGACAACGAGTAAGGACGAAAAGGTTAGATTCACAGTGAAGGAAGGATCCGTGGTAGGCGAACCGTCGGGTAGTCGGGTGGATAGCGTTACGTCATAGTGTATGCTTAAAACActttcagctctttacatacGAATCGGGGTGGCTGTAGTATTACTTTGGTGGTAAGTAAAATATCTCTCAACAGTTATGACCCCCTCAGAAATTGAAACGAAAATGGATGACGGCGATTAAGaggttgataatggtgatgatgatgatgatgatgataacaataataacactactTTGGCAGTAACAccaccaacaatagcaacaacaatagcaactagCCGTCTATCGGTGCAGCCTACCCTACTTCTTACCATTTCTATTCAAGTTACATCGATGTGTATATTTAATGcgttgatatatttattaaacgGAGTGtgacggtgagagagagagggggggagagcgaaagaggaagagaagaggaaggaaagatacagggggggagagaaagagagaaaaaggaagggagagaaagaaggagggagagaaaaagggagaaaagaaaaaggagagagagagagagagaaagagagggaaggagagggagaaagaagagggagggaggggagaagATTGAAAGATAGACGAGAGGGGAGGGGTGTTGTAAGAAAGATGGAAGGAAaatatcaatatgaatatatatgtatatatatatgtgtatacataaatacatgtatatatatatatttataagtatgtgtttgtatgtatatgtgactatgtatgtatatatatatatatatatatatatatatatatatgtacatacacaaacatacatacacaaacacatataagtatatatgtgtgtatctatctatctatctatctatctatctatctatctatctatctatctatctatctatatatatatatatatatctgtttctatctctatacatatccatgtcagtctgtctgcatatatatatatgtatgtatgtatgtatgtatgtatgtatgtatgtatgtatgtatgtatgtatgtatgtgtgtgtgtgtgtatgtataatggttAGCGATCCTAGCTATAGATTTTACCTCGAAAATCTCTCCAGTGAGAGAGAGGCaatgtataataatattgtatttttgcATGATGGCGGCGGCGGTCGTCTGCTTGCGTTTTATAATGACTTAAGATCGGTTCGTCACAGACAAGTTGATTAACTCGATAAAAATCTCTtgattgttgttcttttattgttgttccgCCTCAATGGAATGGTAAATACATTCTAAGTAAACATGAACCATCTCTTCATTTTCCAAATGGAAGATATACCTGTCATTTCTATCCATGATGTTTTTAAattcgcgtatgtatgtatgtatgtatgtatacagacacatacatacatacacacacacatatatatatatatatatatacatatccatatacatacatacatacaaacatatatatatatatatatatatatatataNNNNNNNNNNNNNNNNNNNNNNNNNNNNNNNNNNNNNNNNNNNNNNNNNNNNNNNNNNNNNNNNNNNNNNNNNNNNNNNNNNNNNNNNNNNNNNNNNNNNNNNNNNNNNNNNNNNNNNNNNNNNNNNNNNNNNNNNNNNNNNNNNNNNNNNNNNNNNNNNNNNNNNNNNNNNNNNNNNNNNNNNNNNNNNNNNNNNNNNNNNNNNNNNNNNNNNNNNNNNNNNNNNNNNNNNNNNNNNNNNNNNNNNNNNNNNNNNNNNNNNNNNNNNNNNNNNNNNNNNNNNNNNNNNNNNNNNNNNNNNNNNNNNNNNNNNNNNNNNNNNNNNNNNNNNNNNNNNNNNNNNNNNNNNNNNNNNNNNNNNNNNNNNNNNNNNNNNNNNNNNNNNNNNNNNNNNNNNNNNNNNNNNNNNNNNNNNNNNNNNNNNNNNNNNNNNNNNNNNNNNNNNNNNNNNNNNNNNNNNNNNNNNNNNNNNNNNNNNNNNNNNNNNNNNNNNNNNNNNNNNNNNNNNNNNNNNNNNNNNNNNNNNNNNNNNNNNNNNNNNNNNNNNNNNNNNNNNNNNNNNNNNNNNNNNNNNNNNNNNNNNNNNNNNNNNNNNNNNNNNNNNNNNNNNNNNNNNNNNNNNNNNNNNNNNNNNNNNNNNNNNNNNNNNNNNNNNNNNNNNNNNNNNNNNNNNNNNNNNNNNNNNNNNNNNNNNNNNNNNNNNNNNNNNNNNNNNNNNNNNNNNNNacacacacacacacacacacacacacacacacacacacattgatttatAGATTATAGATGGATAAGCAGAAACACAGACAGATCGATCAATTGATACATAGTTagaaaaagagatggatagatacagTTGTATAGAgtgataaatagacaaatatatacaaatatacacgtacgtgtgtgtgcatgtgtatatatgtatatatatatatatgtgtgtatgtgtaaatatatgtgtgcctgtgtgtacatgaatgtgtgtgtgtatgtgtgtgcgtgtgtgtagggactgagagaaaagggagacagaaagagagacagattgatagataaacagatagataaatagagagagatatagatagacagacagatagattgatagataaataaatggatagatagatagataaatggatagatagataaatagatagatagatatacagatagatagacaggtatatatatatatatatatagagagagagagagagagaagaagagagatgaAAATACATGTAAGTGCACCCTCCATGTAGCTGTGGGAAAGTAGCATGACTGAAAAGATGATTTGAGGCTTGTTGTTGCCGTGTTTTGTTCCATTAGTAGTGTGAGCGGAATTAAATAACGGATTGCAGACGGTGTAGAACTGTAGCTGCTAGTTAACACCCTGCATTTCAAAGACGACTAGTTTTTCTGCTAGACGGCAATATTTGGTTTGATTAGAAGGAAGCTTAGATCACTATTAGATCATTCATCCTTGTTATCGGCGATCACAGATAAGTTGAGTCGATCAATGTTTGAAATCCGCTCAATTTTCacgtcttttttttgtttgtttgttattattattatttttttttttaccaatcctTTATTTTGGAATGGAAAAGTTAATAACATCAACCATAGTTAAAATTGATGGCTACATACcgcacaaaaagaaatattaataataataataataatgatgatgatgatgataataataatgatgNNNNNNNNNNNNNNNNNNNNNNNNNNNNNNNNNNNNNNNNNNNNNNNNNNNNNNNNNNNNNNNNNNNNNNNNNNNNNNNNNNNNNNNNNNNNNNNNNNNNNNNNNNNNNNNNNNNNNNNNNNNNNNNNNNNNNNNNNNNNNNNNNNNNNNNNNNNNNNNNNNNNNNNNNNNNNNNNNNNNNNNNNNNNNNNNNNNNNNNNNNNNNNNNNNNNNNNNNNNNNNNNNNNNNNNNNNNNNNNNNNNNNNNNNNNNNNNNNNNNNNNNNNNNNNNNNNNNNNNNNNNNNNNNNNNNNNNNNNNNNNNNNNNNNNNNNNNNNNNNNNNNNNNNNNNNNNNNNNNNNNNNNNNNNNNNNNNNNNNNNNNNNNNNNNNNNNNNNNNNNNNNNNNNNNNNNNNNNNNNNNNNNNNNNNNNNNNNNNNNNNNNNNNNNNNNNNNNNNNNNNNNNNNNNNNNNNNNNNNNNNNNNNNNNNNNNNNNNNNNNNNNNNNNNNNNNNNNNNNNNNNNNNNNNNNNNNNNNNNNNNNNNNNNNNNNNNNNNNNNNNNNNNNNNNNNNNNNNNNNNNNNNNNNNNNNNNNNNNNNNNNNNNNNNNNNNNNNNNNNNNNNNNNNNNNNNNNNNNNNNNNNNNNNNNNNNNNNNNNNNNNNNNNNNNNNNNNNNNNNNNNNatatatatatatatatataggtagatagataggtatatacgtatataaacatatagatatacatacatatatatggatatgtaggatatgtatatataaataaatatgtgcacacacacacgcctatacgCATAGTAATCGTTTTCTAAATAATGGTCCGcagtatatagataaatacatcgGCACACGGAGGCCAGTATGTAAAGTACTTGATGTCCTTAACAAACTggccactgtgtgtgtatatatacttcatattaactatatatatatacatatatttatatatagttgtcACTTGTGTTCAGGATTGTTACTAAACATCGAGTGAAGACCTTAAGataattttgttattcttttgctCAATTTAgtgatttttttgcttttatcattGCTTGTTCGATAATTCGATAGTTCGATAGAATATTTGGATTAGAAAACCATTTCATTTGTAAGCCGAATGAATGATACCCTGCTTATTTGAGCCCATCCACACTACGTTATCGGGATTTCTCTACAGCAGGTTGTACACCTTGACACTAAGCAGGGTAAACAGGCTCGAACTAATAGGCGCTAATCTAGTAagcggggaaaaaaaaaagaaaaactttgctGCGTTTCTAAGTCTAAAGAGATtccagtcactattcagtttcTGGCATCCCAGCATTTCTAGCGCGATGGGcataaaacttattaaaattttctGTGATAATTGGAACTGGGATGGCCAGGGTTAACACGCCTGCTACAGCGCACATTGACCCGATAACCTTTCCCAAAAAACCAACAGGTACGCGGTCTCCATAACCGACTGTCGTCATGGTGATAAGAGCCCACCAAAAACCATCTGGAATACTCTGGATCTGTGAGTCAGGAAGTTCTGTTTCTGCGAAGTAGATAGCACTGGAAAAAAGAACGATACAGAAAAATAACgccacaagaaaaagaaatagaccTTTAAGGCTGGCTTTAAATGTTAACACAAGCAACTGAAGGCCAGCTGAGTGTTTTGTTAACTTGAATACTCGAACGAGTCGGATAACCCTTAAGAAAGCTAAGCCCGTACTGGACTTCGACGCTTCACAACTGTTGCTGCTAATCACATTGACAAATGTGACGTAGTACGGTAAAACGGCAGCAAGATCGaccaggtttttaaaattttggaagaatttcAACTTATTTGGACAAACACAAAACCGTAAGGTCACCTCTAGCGAAAACCAAATTGTGCAAACAGTTTCGGTAAAGAAAAACATATCTGGGTATGTTTCCTTTGTATCTCCACAGTCGTTTTTGGAAAAATGTGGAAGTGTCTCTATACAGAACAGAACAATAGATGTCAACGTAAGAAAAACAGATACAATACCAATTACATAGGCTACTACGGAGGATTCTGGGTATTCTAGTAATATCCACAGTTTTCTTTGACACGGTTTCTCGGGTAGAACGATCTTTTCTTCAACATAGCCTTCACATTTTTTGTAGTTTGCAATTTGGTCCTTTTCTAACTCGAAGAATTCTATCTCCGAGAGGAATATATCGTCCGGAATTGAATCGGGGCGTCGAAGTTTGCCCCCACTTTGGTAATAGAAGAATATAGCATCAAAGCTAGGTCTGTGACGATCGAAAAAATATTCCTGCCGGCCCctgtcaaaatattttgctctTTTTTGTGGGTTACCGAGCAGGGTATCTGGATGCTGTTCCAATGTGTCTTTCCAGATTTCGTAAACTTGTCCACTAACATTAATTGTAATGCGTTCCCGAAGGAATCGGTACATCTCCAGGTAACTGTCCAAATCCAGGGTGCCTGCATCTTCCTCGTTAATTAATTGCAGAAGGTAGTTAGAGTCTACAAGACGGACGTCCAGTGGAGTTGAAACGTTGGACGATGATACATTACAGGACGGTGTACTGTTTGAATTATGCTTCTCCCATAAGCGACCCGTCCCGTCACGTTTTCCCTGCGTCCTAGACGCATAATTAGATGTGTTGGACACCGAGACCACAGCCATGGTCTGTCTGGCAATGAATACAAGGACGGCACACGCAGTTCTCCTgaaatggttgtaaacaagcgaTGAAGTTGTTAGTTGCTTATTAAGTAGTGCGCCCAATTCACAATTAAAACACCAAGTCGTTTTCTGGTAACGGTTTTTCATATTGTCCACTACCCCAGTAGCTGGCATGCGCTATATAGCAGCCTATATCGATCTGCTACTAGCTTGCTGTTCAAGCTGCGACTAGCATCGACGTCGTCAGCATCAtcgccgtcgttgtcgtcgtcgccgtcgtcgtctcCGTttgtatgatcatcatcatcgtcgtcatcatcagcactTGATGCTGGAGCGGTTATCTTTCAGCTTCTCTACGACAACCGTATTACTGCTGcttctgcagctgctgctgtaACTGCTGCTGTTCCTGCTTACCGGAATAGTTGCTGctactgactactactactactactactactactattactgctattgttgctgctgctgctgctgctgctgctgctgctgctgctgctgcggttagttgtagtagttgtagtagtactactactactgttgtagaactgctgctgctgttgctgctaggGGCTGATGATTACGTTAGTGATAACGGTGTTGAtgatcttgctgctgctgctgctgctgctgctgttgccgcaacaagcaccaccaccaccaccaccaccaccaccaccacttctactgctactactactactacaatagctgctgtgttgctgctgctgtcgttgttgctgctgtcgttgttgctgctgtcgttgttgctgctattactgctgcttCTACTCCAACTTCTAGTTGTACTGCTATAaactgttgctgcttctgctgctgctgctgctgctatttatgatgatggtgatgacgatgatgacaacatcaCAACACGCCAATGTTTCCAGTGATACTATAgtgcttcaccacacacacacacacacacacacacacgcttgtacacacattcatatgcacacacacacacttgtacacacattcatatgcacacacacacacttgtacacacacacacacacatacttgtgcacacacacacttgtgcacacacacttgtgcacacacacacttgtgcacgcaaacacttgtgcacacacacactcacaaactcatacacacacgtgtacacacacacacacacacactcacaaaccgTAACTGTtaccgttgttattgttattggtgctgttgtttagccccagggtCTGCTTCTGATCTAACAGATTTATGTTCAGAGCCGTTCTGtccgtgaccatcctgtattttattttattttattttattttttcgttaGGTGGGTTTCTAGCATTCGATTATACATTATGTTCTTCCTTTTCAAACTGCAGGCCCTGGTTGAATgtatatttggctgttatattcAGCACGTTgagcgaccacgtagaggttCGCTATCGTGGTTGCCGTTGTGGACATCGCCGCCGTCGCTGtcgtcgttgttgatgttgttgttgttgttgatgatgatgatgatgatgatgatgatgatgatgatgatgatgatgatgatgatgatgatgatggcggtgatgatgatgatgatgatgatgatgatgatgatgatgatgatgacgatgatggtggtgatgatgatgatgatgttgatgttgatgatgatgatgatgaaccattTCTTGTGTCGCAATGAGGTCGGATNNNNNNNNNNNNNNNNNNNNNNNNNNNNNNNNNNNNNNNNNNNNNNNNNNNNNNNNNNNNNNNNNNNNNNNNNNNNNNNNNNNNNNNNNNNNNNNNNNNNNNNNNNNNNNNNNNNNNNNNNNNNNNNNNNNNNNNNNNNNNNNNNNNNNNNNNNNNNNNNNNNNNNNNNNNNNNNNNNNNNNNNNNNaacaacaacaacaacaacaacaaaaactattactactactattaccaccaccaccaccaccaccactgctgctgttattgctgttgttgatggtgatgatgatgatgatgatgatgatgatgatggtgttggagttgtggttggtgatgatgacgttggtgatgatggtagtggtagtgatggtgatcatgatgatgctgaaaatgaggatgatggtgatggtagtggcttGGTGTGCTTGGTGATGGTGCTACAGCCTCAGAGAGCGTCGACATGTTCGCTCGATCTGCAAGAAACGACAGCCGAAAGCACCCTCACCACACGTCCCCTACAGTTTCAGAAAGGGACACCTTCAATAATGTGTAATGAAGAATTCCTTTTAGATAGGAAAAAGACGGGGTGGCTACAACTGGAACGCTTTTGTTCATAGATTTACTGGTTCAGAGGCTAAACAAGTACagccatccaccaccaccaccaccaccaccaccaccaccaccaccatcaNNNNNNNNNNactactactactactactactactactactactactactactactactactgccactacacAGCTATGTCCAGTTGTTATATACCCTCAAACCTGTTAGTACAGCTTCCACGCATCTTAAAGGAGCAACACCCACCCGACATACCCCTttcatcacccaccaccaccaccaccactacctccaccattaCCTCTACCACCACACCTTCACATATCACTACATATGGTAGATAAAAAAGGTTATATTAACGCCACCTGTACCTCACttccctacacacacaaacacacacacacacacacacaaacacacacacatacataaaatctctctctttctcacacaaagCTCACGCACACaaaatctcacacacatacaaaatacttaAACACTCTGAAATACATCCTTACACGCAGgcacatccatccacccatctatcgatacatacatacatatacatacatatatatgNNNNNNNNNNNNNNNNNNNNNNNNNNNNNNNNNNNNNNNNNNNNNNNNNNNNNNNNNNNNNNNNNNNNNNNNNNNNNNNNNNNNNNNNNNNNNNNNNNNNNNNNNNNNNNNNNNNNNNNNNNNNNNNNNNNNNtatatatatatatatatatatatatatgcatatatatatttatatagggagaattcaccaaaaaacaacagacgaagacaggtggtgtagacaacaaatggatgtattagtataacgctcgggaacagaaaaagtctttgacgtttcgagcctacgctcttcatcagaaaggaacacagaaagaaataaggagagaaacaaagagagagaaaaatgtgtgtagtggtcagcgatctatcatggcgaatgatatatatttatcccccccccccaaatatatttatatattaatatacatatgtatcaacattatcatcatcatcaagcacaacaacgccatcaccatcaccatcaccatcaccattaccaccaccaccaccatcatcatatacAGTATGCAGGGTTATTCAAAAACAATGAACCGATTTCACTgggcaatattttaataaggaaaagcaatagaaaactccagctaagtgacaactatttactcacaatcagctttcatttcctgtcttacaagtgtccaatgtggccaccacctgcagccaGCACGg
Encoded here:
- the LOC106880805 gene encoding potassium voltage-gated channel subfamily A member 1, translating into MPATGVVDNMKNRYQKTTWCFNCELGALLNKQLTTSSLVYNHFRRTACAVLVFIARQTMAVVSVSNTSNYASRTQGKRDGTGRLWEKHNSNSTPSCNVSSSNVSTPLDVRLVDSNYLLQLINEEDAGTLDLDSYLEMYRFLRERITINVSGQVYEIWKDTLEQHPDTLLGNPQKRAKYFDRGRQEYFFDRHRPSFDAIFFYYQSGGKLRRPDSIPDDIFLSEIEFFELEKDQIANYKKCEGYVEEKIVLPEKPCQRKLWILLEYPESSVVAYVIGIVSVFLTLTSIVLFCIETLPHFSKNDCGDTKETYPDMFFFTETVCTIWFSLEVTLRFCVCPNKLKFFQNFKNLVDLAAVLPYYVTFVNVISSNSCEASKSSTGLAFLRVIRLVRVFKLTKHSAGLQLLVLTFKASLKGLFLFLVALFFCIVLFSSAIYFAETELPDSQIQSIPDGFWWALITMTTVGYGDRVPVGFLGKVIGSMCAVAGVLTLAIPVPIITENFNKFYAHRARNAGMPETE